TTCAGGAGAAAAACCATGCCCAATTACCTGTTTACTTCAGAGTCTGTTTCCGAAGGCCATCCCGACAAGGTGGCCGACCAGATATCAGACGCCATTCTTGATGCGATCATGACCCAGGATACCGGCTGCCGGGTGGCCTGCGAGACCATGGTCACCACCGGCATGGCCTTGGTCGCCGGCGAGATCACCACCAGCGCCTGGGTGGACATGCCCCAGATTGTCCGCGACACGATCAAGGAGATCGGCTACAATTCCTCGGAGATGGGATTCGACTCCCAGTCCTGTGCCGTGCTCACCAGCATTGACAAACAGTCCCCGGATATCGCTCAGGGGGTCAACGAGGGGACCGGGCTTGACCTTGACCAGGGGGCCGGCGATCAGGGATTGATGTTCGGCTACGCCACTTCCGAGACCAAGGTGCTGATGCCGATGCCGATCACCTATGCCCACCGGCTGATGAAACGCCAGGCCGAGGTGCGCAAGACCGGCCATCTCCCCTGGTTGCGGCCGGACGCCAAGAGCCAGGTCACCATTGAATATAATGATCACGGGCCCAAGCGGGTCGAGGCGATCGTTATCTCCACCCAGCACGACCCGGTGATCGATTACGGTGACCTCAAGGAAGCGGTGATAGAGGAGATCGTCAAGCCGGTTATTCCCGAACGCATGGTGGACGAAAACACCAAGTACTTCATCAACCCTACCGGCCGTTTCGTTATCGGCGGACCGGCGGCCGACTGCGGGGTGACCGGCCGCAAGATCATCGTTGATACTTACGGCGGCATGGGCTCCCACGGCGGCGGCGCCTTTTCCGGCAAGGATCCCTCCAAGGTCGACCGTTCCTCCTCCTACATGGGGCGCTATGTGGCCAAGAATATTGTCGCCGCCGGACTGGCAAAAGAGCTTGAGGTGCAGATCGCCTATGCCATCGGCATCGCCCAGCCGGTCTCCATCAATGTTGTTTCCTTCGGCACCGGCAAGGTCAGCGACCAGAGGATCAGACAGCTTATTACCGAACATTTCGATCTCAGGCCCAAGGCGATTATCCAGCAGCTGGATCTGCTGCGGCCGATTTACAAAAAGACCGCGGCCTACGGCCATTTCGGCAGGGAGCGGGATGAGTTCACCTGGGAAAAAACCGACAAGGCGGAAATTCTCCGCGATGCAGCCGGCTTAAAATAGCAAGGAGTTAGAATTCCATGTCCGATACAGTTGAATTTACCGATTATAAGGTCGCAGATATCACCCTGGCCGACTGGGGCCGTAAAGAGATCTCCATTGCCGAAACCGAGATGCCCGGCCTGATGGCGCTCCGCCGGGAGTACGCCGGCAAAAACCCCTTGGCCGGTGCCCGGATTACCGGCTCACTGCATATGACCATCCAGACGGCGGTGTTGATCGAAACCCTGATCGATCTCGGCGCCCGGGTCCGCTGGGCCTCCTGCAACATCTTCTCCACCCAGGACCACGCCGCCGCGGCCATCGCCGCGGACAACATCCCGGTCTATGCCTGGAAGGGCGAAACCATTGAGGAGTACTGGTGGTGCACCGAGCAGGCCATCAACTGGCCCGACGGCCAGGGTCCCAATATGATCCTGGACGATGGCGGTGACGCCACCCTGCTGCTCCACAAGGGGGTCGAATTTGAAAAGGCCGGCGCGGTTCCCGAGCCCGTTGCCGACGACAACCAGGAGTGGACTGCGGTCCTGGGCCTGCTGAAACGAACCTTTGCCTCGGACAACCGTACCTGGACCAGGATGGCGGCCAATATCCGCGGGGTGACCGAGGAGACCACCACTGGTGTCCACCGCCTCTATCACATGGAGAACGAAGGCACCCTGCTCTTTCCGGCGATGAACGTCAACGACTCGGTTACCAAATCCAAGTTCGACAATCTCTACGGCTGCCGCGAGTCGCTGCTCGACGGCATCAAGCGGGCCACCGATGTGATGATTGCCGGCAAGATCGCCTTGGTTCTGGGCTATGGCGATGTGGGCAAGGGCTGTGCCCAGGCATTCCGCGGCATGGGGGCCACGGTCTGGATCACTGAAATTGATCCCATCTGCGCCCTGCAGGCGGCCATGGAGGGCTACCGGGTGGTGACCATGGAAGAGGCTGCCCCGCAGGCCGACATATTCGTCACTGCCACCGGCAACCTCAACGTGATCAATCACGACCATATGGCGGCCATGAAGGACCAGGCCATTGTCTGCAACATCGGCCATTTCGATTCCGAGATCGATATTGCCTCCCTGCGCAAGTACCAGTGGGAGAATATCAAACCCCAGGTAGACCATGTCATCTTCCCGGACAACAAACGGATCATCGTCCTGGCCGAGGGGCGTCTGGTTAACCTGGGCTGCGCCACCGGCCATCCGAGCTTCGTGATGTCCGCCTCCTTTACCAACCAGGTGCTGGCCCAGATCGAATTATTCTCCAATCGCGACAGCTACGAGAACAAGGTCTACGTGCTGCCCAAGGTCCTGGACGAGAAGGTGGCGTGGCTCCACCTGCAAAAGATCGGCGCCAAGATCACCACCATGACCCATGAACAGGCCGAGTATATAGGGGTTCCCCGGCAAGGGCCGTTCAAACCGGAACACTATCGCTATTAGACGACCTACAGCATGCTGCCGGGGCGGGAACAAAGGCCATGCAAATAAAATATTTTTTTTCCGCACCGGGCCAGGATATCCCGGTCACCGATTCGGCCCGGGACCAGCCCTTTCTCGTGGCCCCGGACACCCCTCATCCCTTTCTGAGCCTGGGCGACTACCTTGACGCGATAGCCGGTTTTCTCCTTGATAATGACGGCAGGATGCTGGCGGCCGGCCTGCGGTCCCGGCCCGGGCCCGCCGCGCCGCAGGATATCCGGGAGCTGATCATCCGCACCGAGAAACACGGGGCCCTCTACCATATCGCCAGCGCGGAATGCCGGTTTGCCCGGGGGAGGGTCAAGCTTGCACTCACCACCGCCGTTACCAGGGCAAACCGCAGCCGGCTTACCCGTGAATTCGCTTTACTCAGAGATTTATATCCAAAGAGCCCGGATGCACTGCCAACGGTTTACTCCCTTGGCGATCAATCCGGTCCAGCCATGAACAACGGGCGGGCCGTTTTCACCATCATGCTCGGCCAGTGGCTGGATGATTTCCACGAATGGCACCTGGCCCGGGCGGAAGATCACATAATCCGGATCCGGCTCTGGGATTATGAGCGGGGTTATTGTTTTCTCGATTCCGGTGAGGAGGCCGTGCTGATCAGCCGGGCCGCCGCCATCCTGACCCGTCATTACGACCTTGAATCCGGGTGCCAGATCTATCCCTGGCACCATGCGGCCGGTGATTTCGTGGTCTCAAGACGCAAGCAGGGGATCCGGGTCCGGTTGGTCACCGTGCGTGACTACGCGCCGATCTTGAGTTTTCCGGCCGATGCCGGTCTGTTGCCCGGCCTGATCACCTTTTTTCTGCACCTTACCCTGCGGCTGCGGCTGGACCGGCTGGACGGGGTCGGTGCGCCGGCCTGGCTGGCCGGCCATGTCGTTCCCGCGATCATAGCTGGCTTTTTTTCCGGCCTTGAGGCCGGCCAGGGGGGGCTGTCCCCGGCGCAACTGCTTGATATTTTAAAAATATTTTCGCTTGATGATCTACAGCAAGGGTGCGGGCCGCTGCTGGCCCTCTATCAGGAGGAAGACCCCGGGGAGGCGGCCCTGATCCGGTCCCGGCTGGCTGATCACTGTTGCCGGGTCAGGGCCGGGCTTAAGGGGTTTTTCCTGAAGAAGGACAATCGAACAACCGAATGACGAATAAAAAAATCCTCACTCGCGGTTCGTGATTCGATTATTCAAATTCCCTGTATCCATGGCAAGATCACCGGATAGTACTTCATGGCTGATCCCGGCCTGGTCGCGGATATGATAGTGGCCGTGGTCGTCGATGCCCAGGGCCTTGCCGGTAATCCGCTGACCGGAAATGGTTACCCAGGTCAGGGTGTTGCCGATCAACCCGTCCCGGGCCTGCCACTGATCAAACACCTCCTTCTTCTTGCCCCCTTCCAGCGCATCCATTACCGTTTGTAGCGCCTTGACAATGGCATCCAGCAGATCGTGCCGTGAATAGCGATTTCCGGTGGCAATGGCAAGAGAGATCGCCTGTTCTCTCAATTCGGACGGCAACTGCGCAGCCCGGGTGGTCACATTGATGCCGATGCCGATAATGGTTGCCGGCTGGTCCGCCCCGGTGAGAGATTCGCTTTCGATGAGGATTCCGCCCAGCTTGCGGCCATCGAACAGGAGATCATTGGGCCACTTGATGGCCGGAGAGACGCCACACACGCTCTCAACCCCCCTGCATACCGCCACTGCGGCGGCCAAGGTGACCAGGGGCAGCTCCTGTAGCTCAAGCCGTGGCCGGAGAACCACTGAAAAATAGAGCCCCACCCCAGGCGGCGAGACCCAGGTCCGTTTGAGCCGGCCCCGGCCCCCGGTCTGGGTGTCGGCCGCAACAACTGTCCAGGCAGGGGCAGCGTTGCGGGCCTTTTGCAGGGCCAGGGAATTGGTGGATTCTGTCGACGCGAACCACTCGAGGATATAGAACCCAGCTTCCCCGTCCACCATAAATCATCAACTCCAAAAAACAAAAAAGTCGTCACCTGCCCGTTATGCGGGATTACAGGAAACGACTTTTTCGAAAAGTATTGAAGCAAGGGCGGAATACACCGCCCTTGCTTCTCAGACAGCATCTCCGCGAGGAATCTAAACTCCCCGCTTGTCCTCGTCTTTTACCCTGTCAGGCAGTGCATACATGGTGCTGCTGCCGCTGGACCAGAACATCAGCTTGCTCTCTCTGACCATCTCGTTGGCAACATTTTTGATCAACCGGGGTTTCACCGAGGGATCATCCTTGAACCATTTATGCATGTCCTTGAGATACAAGGCCGGTTTCTTGGCCTTGGTCAACTTCTCAATGATTACTGCCTTGATTTCATCTTTGTCAGCCATTCACTCACTCCTTGGTAAAAAGAGTTTTATTTAATATGGTTCGTGAACTTGAACTGGGTAGTGGTTCTCCAGGTGTCATATGCCAGGCGGTAATCGTCGATGGTCTTATCCGAGAACGGAATGTCGCATTTTTCAAAGAACTTCTCCCAGCCGATCCGTTCGGCCCATTCGCCGAGCCGCTCGTACTTATTGGCGTCCGCGGCATAGACCTCAAGGATATTCTTCACCGCGGCAACGGTTTCCGGCCAGCGCGGCGGAGTGTTGGGCAGGAAGGGGATAACCATTTTGGAGAATTTCGGCATTGACCGGGAGTTGGAGATCTTGCCGCCCACCAGGATGGCAATCCCGTCGCCCTCAGGATCAGCAAGCGGCATGGAAGGGCACATGGTGTAACAGTTGCCGCAGAACATGCAGCGCTCGTTTTTTACCGTGACGCTCTTAACCTCTTCCCCGGCGCTGTTGATACCCTTGGCAGGTTTGATCGCGCCCAGCGGACAGGCGGCAATGGCCAGGGGCAGCTCACAGACCGCGGTGATGGTATCGTGATCGACCAGCGGCGGCTTGCGATGCACACCGAGGATGGCGATATCGGAGCAGTGAACCGCACCGCACATGTTGAGGCAGCAGGCCAGGGCCACGCGCACCTTGGCCGGCAGGGTCATGCTGGTGAAGTAATCGAACAGCTCATCCATGACCGCCTTGACCACGCCCGAGGCATCGGTTGCCGGGGTATGACAGTGGACCCAGCCCTGGGTATGAACCGGGTTGGACACACCGGCGCCGGTGCCGCCGACCGGCAACATGCCATGGGCGTTACAGGCATCAACCAGGGGCTGGACCTTGTCAGCGGAGTCGACCATGAACTCAACGTTGTTCCGGGTGGTGAAACGGAGAACCCCGTCACAGTGGGCGTCGGCGATATCGCATATGTCAAGGATCAGCGAGGTACTGATCAGCCGGGCACTGGCTACCCGAACGGTATAACATTCGGCGCCGGTCTCGCTGACATGCAACAGTACGCCGGGCTGGATAATCTCGTGATACAGCCACTTGCCCTTGTTTTCCTTGATCACCTGCGGGTAGAACTGCGCAAAATGGGGCGGACCAATATCAGTGATTCTATCTTTCATTGGATTTTCAGGATCAAAGCCCATAACAAAACCTCCTTATTTTCTCATCTGTTGTGATGATTAGGTATACGTAACATCCTTTCCAGTTTTATTCCAGGTCGCCGGATTACATCGGGTTCCGGGCGCGGAACTCGGCGAGTGAGCGCTCAAAGCCGCCGGGGACCTCTTCCGATTGCCAGAAGACATATGGGTTGGAGCGCGGCTCCTTGGTGTGCTGCGGAATCGGCTCGATTTCCATAACCTTCAGAAAGGTGGGCAGGCCGACACGCTGCATGGTCTCACCGATCCGCTCGCGGTTCTTGCCTTCCTCCATCCACCAGTCCCAGGACTTCTCGAGGATCTCCTTGTACTCCTCGAAATCGTTTTCAGCATCCATCTTGATAAACGGCACGATCATGGTGGCGATCTGGGCACCGTCGAGGATCGGGGCCTTGGCGCCGAACAGGATGGTGGCGCCTTGCTCAACACCGGGGCGCAGGGCCCTGGGCATTATGTTGATGCAATGCATGCAGTGGGTACACTCAGCGTTGTCGATCTTCAGCTCATCGCCTTCCATCCACATACAGCCGGTGGGGCATAGGTCGATAACCTCTTTCTGGATGTCGAAAGGACCCCAGTCGCGGCCGGAATGGGCGCCGCCGTTGGGCGGGAACTCACCGGCAATATAACTCTTGACCGCGGCCTGATCCATGCGGATATCATCGCGCCAGTTGCCGATAGCAGCCATGTCGGAACGCACCCCGGCCGCAACACAGTCATTGGGGCAGCCGGAGAATTTGGTCTTGAACTTGTAGGGGAAGGCCGGCCGATGCAACTCATCCTGATAAGCCATGGTGATCTCATGGCAGGCGGATGCGGTATCATAACAGGCCCACTCGCAACGGGCCTGGCCGAGACAGCAGGAGGGGGTTCGCAGGTTGCCGCCGGAACCGCCGAGGTCCACGCCGACATCATGGGTCAACTCATAAAAAATCTCTTCCAGTTCCTCGGTAAAGGTGCCGAGCAGTACCATGTCACCGGTGGAACCGTGCATATTGGTCATCCCGCTGCCGCGCCGGTCCCAGATCTCGCAGATCTGTCTTAAGAGTTTAGTGCTGTAGAATTTACTGGACGGCTGATTGACTCGAACGGTATGGAAGTGGGCCACCCCGGGAAATTTCGTGGGCTGGTCGGAGTAACGGCCGACAATACCACCGCCGTAACCGAAGACACCAACGATGCCGCCATGTTTCCAGTGGGTGATCTTATCTATATAAGATAACTCCAGTTGGCCCAGAATATCCCAGCATGCGGGGTTTTTCTCGGCCTGCCTCTTAAGGTCCTTGACAAAACTCGGCCACGGGCCACTTTCCAGTTGGTCCAACAACGGCGTGTCATGCTTTGGCATCTTAAACTCCTCCTTAACGGTCTATTGTTTACAACCTAACTTTGTCAGGTTACGGACGAACCTACCCTCTACACGTTTTTCCCCTGCCGCGGCAACCGGGCCTGCCGTACCGCGAAAAACAGGGAAAAATAATTGAATACTCATTCAGTATTCTCGGGACAATATCTCCCTGTCCATTCTTTGTCAACAAAAAATGACAACAACGACGTAGTTATCACCGCCTTTTTTTGCCGGGCCATTCTCTTTATTCCCGGTTCGCCGCCTTGCAACGGCACCTATCCCGTCGGCGGCCGGGGCCCGGCTCTGTTTCGCGGCTCCGTTGATATTTTCCGCCACGGATCAGGTAACCCTGAAAACCGCTCCATCGGCCGCCACGGCTGAAAAAGCTCCTTGACATCAATAGGTTTGCCTGCTATGTGACAACAATCGTTCAGAATTATCCTTGAAGGCGCAGAACGTGTCGGCTTAACAGGCAACGGCTGCATGCAGCCCCGGCAAGCCGGGTGTCAGCACAATAAATTCAGTATGTTGCACTGTACCCATTCAAGGTCTGTTGGTAAGGTTTCGGTAAACTCCGTACGTTTAACATTGGACCGGGAAAGGGGTTTTCTTATACCGAACGGTGTAGCGGACCCTGAGCCGCAGCCGTGACGGCAAAAGCGGAAATTGAAACAACTTCAGCATAATATGCTTATGGCTTCCGAATCGCCGTTGCGGCGAAGCGAGTTCCTGCTTGATAGCCTGTTTATGAACAGCCGGCCCTTCTCAATGGAGCGGCCGTTGGTAGAAGAAAACCCCTTTCCCGACAGGAGGGGGTTTACTGAATGTTTACGTCTGTTGTGCAGAATGGCGGCCCCTGCTCGCTCCGTCCTCCTGCCCTTGAGACCGACACGAGAAAGGCAAACATAATGAAACGGTTCCCTGTAGTCTCATCCCTTTCGGTCCTTCCGTCCCTGGCAAGGGCCCCTCGGCCCTTTATCCGCTCCCTGTACCTGCTCTTCCTCTGCTGTCTTGCCGGGAGCTTGCTGGCGCCTGCTTCGGCCCGGGCCGCAACCCGGCAGAACACCATTTTTCTGCCGTTGCAGATCAACGCCTCCACGGACCGCGAACAGCTTACCGTCCAGGCCGACACCATCCTGAAGGAGGTCCTTGCAGGCTCTGACGCCTTTCGCCGGACCTTCCGGCTTGTCAACCGGGCGGAAGCGGAAAAATTAATCGACTACCAGGGGACATGGCCGCCGCCGGTCAAGGCCCTGCAGGCCATCGGCGGCACCGGCGCCGACTATGTGGTGGCCGGCAGCCTCACTCAGTTAGGCCGGCTCCGCAGCATTGATCTCAAGGTTTTTGATCTGCTGGCCCCTGCCTCACCAGCCTATTTTTTTGTCGAGGTCAAGGAAGGGGAGACCCTGGCCCAGGCCGTTGATAAGTTGGCGGCCCAGGTTCTGGCCCATGTCGGCCGGCAATTTCTCATTGCCAGGATCACTCCCCAGGGCAATGTCCGGATCGACTCCGGTGCCATTCGCCATCAGATCAAAAGCAAGGTCGGAGACATTTATGAACCGGCCCGGCTCCAGCAGGATCTCAAAAACGTCTTCAAAATGGGTTATTTTGACGATGTCCGGATCAAGGTGATCGACACGGTAAAAGGCAAGGAACTCATATTTGCGGTCAAGGAAAAACCGCTCATCGGCCAGGTGGTGATCACCGGCGCCAAGGAGTTGAAAGAGAAGACAGTGCGCGAGTCCATCTCGATCATGCCCAATACCATTGTCAATCCCCACAAAGTCAAAGAGGCTGCCGCCAATATCCGCGCCCTGTACAAGGAAGAAGGGTTCTACAACACCACGGTCAAGGCCGAGATCACCGCGCCCAAAAAAGGGCGGGTAAATGTCCGCTTTCTCATCGACGAGGGGAGCAAGGTCTACATCAAGGAGGTACGCTTTGTCGGCAACAAATCATACAAGGCGCGCAAGCTGAAGAAGGTGATCCAGACCTCGGCAAAGGGTATTTTTTCCTGGTTTACCGACTCCGGGCTGCTCAAGCAGGAGGTCCTTGACCAGGACGTGGCCCGGCTCACCGCCTATTATTACAACCTCGGGTACATTGAGGCCAGGGTGGGCCAACCAGAGGTGGTTCAAAAAGGGAACTGGCTCTACATAACCTTTAATATCTTTGAGGGGCAACGCTATCGGGTGGGCAGGATCACCATAACCGGTGATCTGATCGAGGCAGAGTCCGCCCTGCTCGCCCGGCTCAAACTCAAGGACGAAGAGTATCTGAGCCGGAAGATTCTGCGCGAGGATATCCTCAGGCTGACCGATTACTATTCGGAAAAGGGGTATGCCTATGCCGAGGTCAACCCGGCGGTATCTGAAAGCGGTACGGAAAAAAGGGTGGATGTCACCATCAATATTTCCAAGGGAGAACTGGTCCACTTCCAACGGATCACCATCTCCGGCAATACCCGGACCCGGGACCGGGTGATTCGCCGGGACCTGGACATCAAGGAAGGTGGCATCTTCAACTCCAAGGCCCTGCGTACCAGCCACCAGAAACTTTATCGACTCGACTTTTTCGAGGACATTCAAATCACTCCGGAACAGACCGACGACAAGACGAAAATGGATGTCAAGGTCGAGGTCAAGGAGAAACCCACCGGGGCTTTCAGTATCGGCGCCGGCTATAGCTCGGTGGACAACGTGATGCTCATGGCCGAGATCAGCCAGAATAATTTCCTGGGCAAGGGCCAGCGGCTGGCCTTTGACGTCAATCTCAGCAGCACGACCAACCGCTACAACATCAGTTTCACCGAACCCCGGGTAAACGATTCCAAATTACTGGTGGCGGTCAACCTCTACAACTGGAGAAAGATTTTTTCCGACTACACCAAGGACTCCACCGGCGGCTCCCTCTGGTTATCCCACCCGATCTGGGAGAAGTGGCAGGGGGGGCTGGGCTATGGGTACGACAATGCCAACCTCACCGATGTCTCGGCCGCGGCATCGCAGATAATCATCGATTCGGCCGACATTCACGTTACCAGCTATGTTCTCCTCGGACTCACCCGGGACACCCGGGACAGCCGCCTTGATCCGGGCAAGGGTTCGATAAATTCGATCAACGTCAAATATGCCGGCGGCCCCCTGGGCGGTGACAGCGCCTTTACCAAGACCGAGGTCACCAGCAGCTGGTTCTTCCCCTTTGTCAAGGAAACCACCTTTCACATCAAGGGCTCGGCCGGGCAGTTGGTGCGCAATCCCGACGGCGAGCTGCCGGTATTCGAGAAGTTCTACCTCGGCGGGATCAACACCATCAGGGGCTTCAGCTCCAACAGGATCAGCCCCGTGGACCCGGCCACCGGGGAGCGGATCGGCGGCACCAGAATGTGGTATACCAACATCGAATGGATCTTCCCGCTGTTCGAGGACGCCGGTCTCAAGGGGGTGGTCTTTTTTGACGCCGGCAATGTCTATGAAGACGAATGGGATCTCGGCCGGATCAAAAAAAGCATTGGCGGCGGTTTCCGCTGGGCCTCGCCCATGGGACCGCTGCGGCTGGAATGGGGCTATGTCATCGGACCGGAGGCCAATGAAGAACAGAGCAACTGGGACTTCAGCATCGGTGGGAGTTTCTGATCCAGCGGTCGTACCCGCGCCGCACCATTGCTCTTCATGAATCGTTTCCTTGCCGCACTGACCCCTGGTCGGAACTGTAATCTCATCGGCCTGCGGGGCAGCGCCGCTGCCATGGTCAGCGCCCGGGCGGCGGCAGTGCCGCCGCTGCCCGGCACTGTTCTCTGCGTTGCCGCCAGTGAACATCATGCCGAGGTCCTGGAACAGGACCTCGGCTTTTTTGCCGCGCGGCCGGTGGTCCGTTACCCGGCCTACGATATCCCGCCCTACATCCCTTTGTCGCCGGACCCGGCCACGGTGGCCACCCGGCTGGCCACTCTCTATCAGCTGTTCAGCGCGGAGACGCCGCTGATCGTGGTCACCTCGGCCGAGGCCCTGCTTCGCCGGGTTCTTCCACCAGGCGTGCTTTCCAGTCTGGCCGAACTGGTCATCAGCAATGAGGAGTGCGACCAGGACGAGCTGCGGCAGCGGTTGATAAATGCGGGCTATGAATCCGTGGCCCTGGTCCGGACCGTGGGAGAGTTCAGTGTCCGGGGCGGGATCTTCGATGTGTTCCCCCCTGGTTTTACCACTCCGGTCCGGCTGGATTTTTTTGGCGACCTGGTGGAGTCGATCCGCACCTTTGACCCGGTTTCCCAACGTTCCCTGGATCAATTGCAGGAGGTGGTCCTGCTGCCGGCCGGTAATATTCTCTTCCCGGATCCAGCGGATTCAGCACGCAACGAATTCATCAACCGTTTTCGACAACCGCGGGACGCGGTAAACTGGCACGGTCCCAAACTAGACGAGTTACTCGACCGGATCAAACGTAGCCGCCGCTTTCCGGGGATCGAATTTCTTCTGCCGCTCTTTTATCCCGGCCTGTCCACGGTGCTGGATTATCTCGGCCCGGATACCACGGTGATTCTCGTTGATCCCGTGGAAATCAGCCGCAGCCAGAAACTTGCCTGGGAACGGATAACCGCCAATTTTAAAGAAGCCGAGGCCATGGGCGTCCCGGCCCTGCGGCCCGCGGCCCTGTTCCTCGGGCTGGAAGCGTTTGCCGGAAAACTGGCTCGTTTTTCAACGCTGCGGCTGTATGATCTGCCTGACCCGGAGATGGGGCCCGGACCAGGCCTGGAGATCAACGCCCGGGATCACCGGCTGCTCAAACAGGAACTGACCCTGCACCGGAAAAAACAGGGCCTGCTGGCGCCGCTGGCCGAGAAAATCAAATTCTGGCTGAACCAGGGCCATTCCGTGGCCATGGCCTGCCGCTCCCCTCGCCACGCCCGCCACCTCGCCGAACTGCTCAGCGCCCGCCATATTGATATCTCAATGGCGGAAACCCCGTTTAGGCCGGGTCCCGCCGGTCCGGAGGCCAACACCCTTATTCTTTACGACCACCCCCTGTCCCAGGGGTTTGATCTGAAAGACGAACAGCTCCATCTGCTCTCTGAAAGTGAGTTGTTCGGCGCCCAACGGCTGGGACCCCGGCGCAAGGGGAGGGCCAAGAGCGCACCCCCGGACCGGGAGGTGCGCTTCGAAGAGCTGACCCTTGGTGATGTGGTGGTCCACCGCGACCACGGCCTTGGCATATATGAAGGGTTGATCAGTCTGGAGCTGCAGGGGATAACCAATGATTTTCTCCAGATAACTTACCGGGGCGGCGACAAGCTCTACCTGCCGGTGGACCGGATCAATACCGTGGGCAAGTACCAGGGCCTGGCCGACAAGACTCCCAGGATCGATAAGCTCGGCTCCGGCTCCTGGATTCTTACCAAGAAAAAGGTCAAGGAAGCGGTCTGGGCCGTGGCCCAGGACCTGCTCAAGCTCTATGCCCAACGCGAACTCCTGCAGGGCCATGCCTTTTCTCCGCCCAGCGGACTGTTCCGGGAGATGGAGGAATCCTTCCCGTTCGAGGAGACCCCGGGCCAGGCCCGGGCCATCTCGGAGGTCCTGGCCGATCTTGCCTCGGACAAACCCATGGACCGGCTGGTGTGCGGCGATGTGGCCTACGGCAAGACCGAGGTGGCGGTCCGGGCCGCCTTCAAGGTGGTGGAAGACGGTTTTCAGGTGGCGATCCTGGTGCCGACCACGGTGCTGGCCGAACAACATGCCGCCACCTTCAACGAGCGGCTCCGGGAACTTCCGGTTACCGTGGCCAGCCTCAACCGTTTCCGGCCGCCGGCCGAGCAACGGCGGCTGATCAACCTGTTGGCCGAGGGGAGGCTGGACATTGTCATCGGCACCCACCGGCTGCTCTCCCGGGATATTAAGTTTAAGAAGCTGGGGCTGCTGATCATTGACGAGGAACATCGCTTCGGGGTCAG
This DNA window, taken from Desulfobacterales bacterium, encodes the following:
- the bamA gene encoding outer membrane protein assembly factor BamA, coding for MKRFPVVSSLSVLPSLARAPRPFIRSLYLLFLCCLAGSLLAPASARAATRQNTIFLPLQINASTDREQLTVQADTILKEVLAGSDAFRRTFRLVNRAEAEKLIDYQGTWPPPVKALQAIGGTGADYVVAGSLTQLGRLRSIDLKVFDLLAPASPAYFFVEVKEGETLAQAVDKLAAQVLAHVGRQFLIARITPQGNVRIDSGAIRHQIKSKVGDIYEPARLQQDLKNVFKMGYFDDVRIKVIDTVKGKELIFAVKEKPLIGQVVITGAKELKEKTVRESISIMPNTIVNPHKVKEAAANIRALYKEEGFYNTTVKAEITAPKKGRVNVRFLIDEGSKVYIKEVRFVGNKSYKARKLKKVIQTSAKGIFSWFTDSGLLKQEVLDQDVARLTAYYYNLGYIEARVGQPEVVQKGNWLYITFNIFEGQRYRVGRITITGDLIEAESALLARLKLKDEEYLSRKILREDILRLTDYYSEKGYAYAEVNPAVSESGTEKRVDVTINISKGELVHFQRITISGNTRTRDRVIRRDLDIKEGGIFNSKALRTSHQKLYRLDFFEDIQITPEQTDDKTKMDVKVEVKEKPTGAFSIGAGYSSVDNVMLMAEISQNNFLGKGQRLAFDVNLSSTTNRYNISFTEPRVNDSKLLVAVNLYNWRKIFSDYTKDSTGGSLWLSHPIWEKWQGGLGYGYDNANLTDVSAAASQIIIDSADIHVTSYVLLGLTRDTRDSRLDPGKGSINSINVKYAGGPLGGDSAFTKTEVTSSWFFPFVKETTFHIKGSAGQLVRNPDGELPVFEKFYLGGINTIRGFSSNRISPVDPATGERIGGTRMWYTNIEWIFPLFEDAGLKGVVFFDAGNVYEDEWDLGRIKKSIGGGFRWASPMGPLRLEWGYVIGPEANEEQSNWDFSIGGSF
- the mfd gene encoding transcription-repair coupling factor: MNRFLAALTPGRNCNLIGLRGSAAAMVSARAAAVPPLPGTVLCVAASEHHAEVLEQDLGFFAARPVVRYPAYDIPPYIPLSPDPATVATRLATLYQLFSAETPLIVVTSAEALLRRVLPPGVLSSLAELVISNEECDQDELRQRLINAGYESVALVRTVGEFSVRGGIFDVFPPGFTTPVRLDFFGDLVESIRTFDPVSQRSLDQLQEVVLLPAGNILFPDPADSARNEFINRFRQPRDAVNWHGPKLDELLDRIKRSRRFPGIEFLLPLFYPGLSTVLDYLGPDTTVILVDPVEISRSQKLAWERITANFKEAEAMGVPALRPAALFLGLEAFAGKLARFSTLRLYDLPDPEMGPGPGLEINARDHRLLKQELTLHRKKQGLLAPLAEKIKFWLNQGHSVAMACRSPRHARHLAELLSARHIDISMAETPFRPGPAGPEANTLILYDHPLSQGFDLKDEQLHLLSESELFGAQRLGPRRKGRAKSAPPDREVRFEELTLGDVVVHRDHGLGIYEGLISLELQGITNDFLQITYRGGDKLYLPVDRINTVGKYQGLADKTPRIDKLGSGSWILTKKKVKEAVWAVAQDLLKLYAQRELLQGHAFSPPSGLFREMEESFPFEETPGQARAISEVLADLASDKPMDRLVCGDVAYGKTEVAVRAAFKVVEDGFQVAILVPTTVLAEQHAATFNERLRELPVTVASLNRFRPPAEQRRLINLLAEGRLDIVIGTHRLLSRDIKFKKLGLLIIDEEHRFGVSHKEKIKKLRQHVDVLTLTATPIPRTLQMSLLGVRDLSVINTPPEHRRRVLTFVARHDDLVIKEAVIRELQRGGQVFLVHNRVRSIHQMAMRVEKLAPSARVAVAHGQMAGKELEKIMVNFVNQEIDVLVCTTIIESGLDITNANTIIISRADRLGLAEIYQLRGRVGRGSKQSYAYLLVPSMELLSRDAKERLRAIMDCGEIGGGFKLALSDLQIRGGGNILGISQSGHIAAVGYDLYLDLLQKTVTDLKRKAAHREEARTEVDPEINLRISAHIPANYIPDPDQRFIAYRKLAGLAGPEELDDLAEELRDRYGSLPIETANLMEIMTIKLSLKRLLISKLEQGRNNLVFTFHPDTPVQPEQILGMLETADNPTRFTPDSRLVVQLPEGREDAATILAVARETLSPLSE